From one Bacteroides eggerthii genomic stretch:
- a CDS encoding type III pantothenate kinase: MNLVIDIGNTIAKIAVFRDGSIVEIFYDSNQTLEQLPDICAKYPIDKAIVATVIDLGERVLAQLAHLPVPLLWLDEKTPLPVENLYETPQTLGYDRMAAVVGANEQFPGKDILVVDAGTCITYEFIDAAGRYHGGNISPGVQMRFKALHEFTGRLPQVVREGRRLPLGKDTDTAMREGVLKGMEYEISGYITTMKHKYPELLVFLTGGDDFSFDTNLKSIIFADRFLVLKGLNRILNYNNDRI, from the coding sequence ATGAATCTTGTAATTGATATAGGCAATACCATAGCAAAGATAGCGGTGTTTCGGGACGGAAGTATTGTAGAGATATTCTACGACTCCAATCAAACCCTTGAGCAACTACCGGATATCTGTGCAAAATATCCGATTGATAAAGCGATTGTCGCCACTGTTATTGATTTGGGCGAACGGGTGCTGGCGCAGTTGGCACACCTGCCTGTTCCGCTGTTGTGGCTGGACGAAAAAACACCGCTTCCGGTGGAGAACCTTTACGAGACGCCCCAAACACTTGGGTACGACCGCATGGCGGCTGTTGTGGGAGCCAATGAACAATTTCCCGGAAAAGATATTCTGGTGGTAGATGCCGGAACCTGCATCACTTACGAGTTTATTGATGCTGCCGGACGCTATCATGGCGGAAACATTTCGCCGGGCGTGCAAATGCGCTTCAAGGCGCTCCATGAGTTCACCGGACGGCTTCCGCAGGTTGTTCGGGAAGGGCGCCGGCTGCCGTTGGGCAAGGACACCGATACGGCAATGCGTGAAGGTGTACTGAAAGGTATGGAATATGAAATTTCGGGTTACATAACGACTATGAAACATAAATATCCTGAACTTTTGGTTTTTTTAACGGGCGGTGATGATTTTTCTTTTGATACAAACTTAAAAAGTATCATCTTTGCAGACAGATTTTTAGTGTTGAAAGGATTAAATAGAATTTTAAACTATAATAATGATAGGATATAG
- a CDS encoding DUF4837 family protein — translation MKRHLFYLSMALVLALFSACGNGKKGVFTPTSSGRAYEILVVVDQGLWERPAGRALYDVLDSDVPGLPQSERSFRIMYTSPSNYDATLKLIRNIIIVEVNKDLYTQPKFKYAKNVYAAPQSILTIQAPDEESFEKFVEENKQVIIDFFTRAEMNRQISVLENKHSDYASTKVKSMFDCDVWIPGELTASKQGENFFWAGTNAATGDQNFVIYSYPYTDKDTFTKEYFVHKRDSVMKINIPGASEGMYMETDSLMTDVRPISVQGEYALEARGLWRVKGDYMGGPYVSHVRLDKANQRIIVSEIFVYSPDKMKRNLVRQMEASLYTLKLPGSKQEGNEMPLAITKKDSIKTEK, via the coding sequence ATGAAGAGACACCTGTTTTATTTAAGTATGGCCCTGGTACTCGCGCTGTTCTCAGCGTGCGGTAATGGCAAGAAGGGTGTGTTTACTCCGACATCAAGTGGCCGGGCGTATGAAATTCTGGTAGTGGTTGATCAGGGACTGTGGGAACGTCCTGCCGGTCGCGCACTTTATGATGTGCTTGATTCCGATGTACCGGGATTGCCGCAGTCGGAACGTTCATTCCGCATTATGTACACTTCTCCCTCCAACTATGATGCCACCTTGAAGCTGATCCGTAATATTATCATCGTCGAGGTGAACAAGGATTTGTACACGCAGCCCAAATTCAAATATGCAAAGAATGTATATGCTGCTCCGCAGTCTATTCTGACTATTCAGGCGCCGGACGAGGAATCTTTTGAAAAGTTTGTGGAAGAAAACAAACAGGTGATTATAGATTTCTTTACTCGTGCCGAGATGAACCGCCAAATTTCAGTGCTGGAGAATAAACACAGTGACTATGCTTCTACAAAAGTGAAGAGCATGTTCGACTGTGACGTGTGGATACCCGGTGAACTGACCGCAAGCAAGCAGGGGGAAAACTTCTTTTGGGCAGGAACGAATGCGGCTACCGGTGATCAGAACTTTGTCATCTATTCTTATCCTTATACAGACAAGGATACATTTACGAAGGAGTACTTCGTGCATAAGCGGGACTCTGTGATGAAAATCAACATTCCCGGTGCGAGCGAGGGCATGTACATGGAAACGGACTCGCTGATGACGGATGTGCGCCCTATCAGTGTGCAGGGTGAATATGCTTTGGAAGCCCGCGGCCTGTGGCGTGTGAAGGGTGACTATATGGGTGGTCCGTATGTGTCTCATGTCCGTTTGGATAAGGCTAATCAGCGCATTATCGTATCTGAAATATTTGTATACTCGCCCGATAAGATGAAACGTAACCTGGTGCGCCAGATGGAAGCGTCATTATACACGCTCAAATTGCCGGGAAGCAAACAGGAAGGAAACGAAATGCCTTTGGCTATAACAAAAAAAGATTCTATTAAAACAGAAAAATAA
- the rlmN gene encoding 23S rRNA (adenine(2503)-C(2))-methyltransferase RlmN, translated as MKQPLLGLTLTELQAVVKNLGMPGFAAKQIASWLYGKKVASIDEMTNLSLKHRDLLKDIYEVGGEAPVDAMRSVDGTVKYLYRVGEGHYVEAVYIPEEDRATLCVSSQVGCKMNCKFCMTGKQGFTGNLTAGQIINQINSLPERDKLTNVVMMGMGEPLDNLDEVLKALEVMTASYGYGWSPKRVTLSSVGLRKGLQRFVEESDCHLAISLHSPVPQQRRELMPAEKAFSITEIVELLRNYDFSKQRRLSFEYIVFKGVNDSLLYAKELLKLLRGLDCRINLIRFHAIPGVDLEGADMETMTALRDYLTSHGLFTTIRASRGEDIFAACGMLSTAKQEGNKEELI; from the coding sequence ATGAAACAACCTCTTTTAGGTCTTACATTAACCGAACTTCAGGCAGTAGTGAAGAATCTGGGGATGCCCGGATTTGCTGCTAAACAGATTGCTTCGTGGCTATACGGCAAGAAAGTAGCTTCCATAGATGAAATGACGAATCTGTCGTTGAAACACCGGGACCTGCTGAAAGATATATATGAAGTGGGAGGTGAAGCGCCGGTGGATGCCATGCGGTCGGTGGACGGTACGGTGAAGTACCTCTATCGCGTAGGAGAAGGGCATTATGTGGAAGCTGTCTACATTCCGGAAGAGGACAGGGCTACGCTGTGTGTATCTTCTCAAGTTGGCTGCAAGATGAATTGCAAGTTTTGCATGACAGGTAAGCAAGGATTTACCGGCAACTTGACTGCCGGTCAGATTATCAATCAGATAAACTCTCTGCCCGAACGCGACAAGCTGACCAATGTGGTTATGATGGGCATGGGAGAGCCTTTGGACAACCTCGATGAGGTGCTGAAAGCATTGGAGGTGATGACCGCATCCTACGGTTACGGTTGGAGTCCGAAACGGGTCACACTTTCTTCCGTAGGGCTTCGTAAAGGCTTGCAACGCTTCGTTGAAGAGTCGGACTGCCATTTGGCAATCAGCCTGCACTCCCCGGTTCCCCAGCAACGGCGTGAACTGATGCCTGCGGAAAAGGCTTTTTCCATTACCGAGATTGTAGAACTGTTAAGAAACTATGATTTTAGCAAACAACGCAGACTATCTTTCGAGTATATTGTTTTTAAAGGAGTGAACGATTCATTGCTGTATGCCAAAGAATTGTTGAAGTTGTTGCGCGGCTTGGATTGCCGCATTAATCTGATCCGTTTCCATGCTATTCCGGGAGTGGATCTGGAAGGAGCCGATATGGAGACCATGACAGCGCTTCGCGATTATCTGACATCACATGGATTATTTACTACCATTCGTGCTTCTCGCGGTGAAGATATATTTGCTGCATGCGGTATGCTTTCAACGGCCAAACAAGAGGGGAATAAAGAAGAATTAATATAA
- a CDS encoding hemolysin family protein, whose product MDTIIYLLITMAFSAFFSGMEIAFVSVDKLRFEMERKPGVTSSILSCFFRNPNNFISTMLVGNNIALVIYGILMAQIIEVNLLAGVIDNHFIMVLVQTILSTLVILVTGEFLPKTLFKINPNLALRVFSVPLFVCYVVLFPISKLSSGLSYVFLRLFGMKINKEASEKAFGKVDLDYFVQSGIENAANEEELDAEVKIFQNALDFSNIKIRDCIVPRTEIVAVDVTASLEELKSLFVESGISKIIVYDGNIDNVIGYIHSSEMFRNPADWRNNVKEVPIVPETMAAHKLMKLFMQQKKTIAVVVDEFGGTSGIVSLEDLVEEIFGDIEDEHDNTSYICKQIGENEYVLSARLEIEKVNETFNLELPESDEYLTIGGLILNRYQSFPKLHEVVTIDEYQFKIIKVTATKIELVRLKVAE is encoded by the coding sequence ATGGATACTATTATTTATTTGTTGATAACCATGGCTTTCTCGGCCTTCTTTTCGGGTATGGAGATTGCTTTTGTTTCCGTAGATAAGTTGCGCTTTGAAATGGAGCGTAAGCCGGGCGTTACGTCGAGCATCCTTTCCTGCTTCTTCCGTAATCCTAATAACTTTATTTCCACCATGTTGGTGGGGAATAATATCGCGCTGGTTATCTACGGTATCCTTATGGCGCAGATTATCGAGGTGAACTTGCTGGCAGGTGTCATTGACAATCATTTCATTATGGTTCTGGTGCAGACCATCCTGTCCACGCTCGTTATCCTTGTGACGGGTGAGTTTCTTCCCAAGACCCTGTTCAAAATCAATCCGAATTTGGCGCTGCGAGTATTTTCAGTTCCCCTGTTTGTTTGTTACGTCGTCTTGTTTCCCATTTCCAAGCTCTCTTCCGGACTGTCTTATGTTTTTCTGCGGCTGTTTGGCATGAAGATAAATAAGGAAGCGTCCGAGAAGGCTTTCGGCAAGGTGGATTTGGATTATTTTGTACAGTCGGGCATAGAGAATGCTGCGAATGAAGAGGAGCTGGACGCGGAAGTGAAGATCTTTCAGAATGCACTCGACTTTTCCAACATAAAGATACGCGATTGCATCGTTCCCCGTACGGAGATAGTGGCGGTGGATGTGACCGCCTCGCTTGAGGAGCTGAAAAGCCTGTTTGTGGAATCGGGCATTTCAAAGATAATCGTGTATGACGGAAACATAGATAATGTGATCGGCTATATCCATTCGTCCGAGATGTTCAGAAATCCGGCGGACTGGAGAAACAATGTGAAGGAAGTACCCATTGTGCCCGAAACGATGGCAGCGCATAAGCTGATGAAACTCTTTATGCAGCAAAAAAAGACGATTGCCGTTGTTGTGGACGAATTCGGCGGCACATCCGGCATCGTTTCTTTGGAGGATCTGGTGGAAGAGATATTCGGAGATATCGAGGACGAGCACGATAACACCTCTTATATCTGTAAACAGATCGGTGAGAATGAATATGTCTTGTCCGCGCGTCTTGAAATAGAAAAAGTGAACGAAACTTTCAATCTTGAACTTCCGGAATCGGACGAATATCTTACGATAGGCGGATTGATTCTGAATCGTTACCAGAGTTTTCCGAAACTGCATGAAGTGGTCACTATTGACGAATATCAATTTAAGATAATAAAGGTGACAGCCACTAAAATAGAGCTGGTACGGTTGAAAGTCGCGGAATAA
- the lptC gene encoding LPS export ABC transporter periplasmic protein LptC produces MSLQPNVVGHKNMSITIALGVMVMLLLFSSCSGRKKDMGAAITERDSLPVMDTKGVTTLISDSGITRYRVNTAEWLIYDRKNPPYWAFEKGIYLEKFDSVFHTEASIKADTAYYYNKKELWKLMGNVHVQNLKGEKFDTELLYWDQNKKRVYSDRRVRIEQPDQVIYAIGFESNEQLTKYRFFKTEGIFYVDEDSAAPSDTLRTDSIR; encoded by the coding sequence ATGTCGCTACAACCCAACGTTGTCGGACATAAGAATATGAGCATAACCATTGCCCTTGGGGTAATGGTTATGCTTCTTTTATTTTCTTCCTGTTCCGGACGGAAAAAAGATATGGGAGCTGCCATTACCGAGCGTGATTCGTTACCGGTTATGGACACCAAAGGAGTGACGACGCTGATTTCCGATTCGGGTATTACCCGCTATCGCGTCAATACGGCGGAGTGGTTGATCTATGACCGTAAGAACCCGCCTTACTGGGCGTTCGAGAAGGGTATCTATCTGGAAAAGTTCGACTCTGTGTTTCATACGGAGGCCAGCATCAAGGCGGATACGGCTTATTACTATAATAAGAAAGAACTGTGGAAGCTTATGGGAAATGTACATGTGCAAAATCTGAAAGGTGAGAAGTTTGATACGGAGTTGCTGTACTGGGACCAGAATAAAAAGCGTGTGTATTCCGACAGGAGGGTGCGCATAGAACAGCCCGACCAGGTAATCTACGCCATTGGTTTCGAATCGAATGAACAATTAACAAAATATCGTTTTTTCAAGACAGAGGGAATCTTTTATGTGGACGAGGATAGCGCCGCACCTTCTGATACGTTGAGAACGGACAGCATCAGATGA
- a CDS encoding peptidylprolyl isomerase, which yields MATLQNIRSKGPLLVIVIGLALFAFIAGDAWKVLQPHQSQDVGEVNGETISAQDFQALVEEYTEVVKFSSGMNALSDEQTNQIKDEVWRAYVNNKLIENEAEKLGLTVSKAELQAIIDAGAHPMLQQTPFRNPQTGAFDKDMLKKFLVDYSKMNKAQMPAQYAEYYESMYNFWAFVEKSLIQARLQEKYQALITKSLFSNPVEAEDAFNARVDQSDLLLAAVPYSSIVDSTIVIKESDLKEAYDKKKEQFRQYVETRNIKYIDVQVTASPEDKADIQKEVEEYTAQLGETSSDYANFIRSTGSTQQYTDLYYTDKALPADVVARLDSVKVGEVYGPYYNASDNTINSFKKLATAAMADSIQFRQIQITAGDDAKTKTLADSVYNAIKGGADFAEIAKKYGQTGEPTWISSANYEGAQIDGDNLKYIAAVTSLGQNELANLALGQANVILQVMSKKAVKDKYKVAVIKRPVEFSKETYSKAYNDFSQFIAANNTLEKLAANAEDAGYRLLDRTDLYSSEHAIGGVKGTKEALRWAFTAKAGEVSGLYECGESDHMMVVAVTGIAPEGYRPLSMVKEQLRSEILRDKKAEKIMADMKAAGATSFDQYKNMANAVSDSVKHVTFAAPAYVPVLRSSEPLVGAYASTAELNKLSAPIKGNGGVFVLQPYAKEKLSETYDQKTEETTLENMHARMAGQFINDLYLKAEVKDNRYLYF from the coding sequence ATGGCAACATTACAAAACATTCGGTCTAAAGGGCCCTTATTGGTGATTGTTATTGGTTTGGCGCTGTTTGCTTTCATCGCGGGAGACGCGTGGAAAGTACTTCAGCCGCACCAGTCACAAGATGTAGGTGAAGTGAACGGGGAAACAATTTCCGCTCAGGATTTTCAGGCATTGGTAGAGGAATATACGGAAGTAGTGAAATTCTCCAGCGGCATGAACGCTCTGAGTGATGAGCAAACAAACCAGATCAAAGACGAAGTATGGAGAGCATACGTAAACAATAAATTGATTGAGAACGAAGCTGAAAAGTTGGGCTTGACTGTCTCTAAGGCAGAGCTTCAGGCTATTATCGATGCCGGTGCACATCCGATGCTGCAACAAACACCGTTCCGTAACCCGCAAACCGGTGCTTTCGACAAGGATATGCTGAAGAAGTTCCTGGTGGACTATTCTAAGATGAATAAGGCTCAGATGCCGGCTCAATATGCAGAATACTACGAGTCTATGTATAACTTCTGGGCTTTCGTTGAAAAGTCGCTTATCCAGGCACGTCTGCAAGAAAAATACCAGGCTTTGATCACGAAATCATTGTTCTCCAACCCTGTTGAGGCTGAAGATGCTTTCAATGCACGTGTAGATCAGTCCGACTTGTTGTTGGCCGCTGTTCCTTACTCTTCTATCGTGGACTCTACAATCGTCATCAAGGAATCCGATTTGAAAGAAGCATACGACAAGAAGAAAGAACAGTTCAGACAGTATGTGGAAACCCGTAACATTAAGTATATCGACGTACAGGTTACCGCAAGTCCGGAAGATAAAGCCGATATCCAGAAAGAAGTGGAAGAATATACGGCACAGTTAGGAGAGACTTCTTCCGATTATGCAAACTTCATCCGTTCAACCGGTTCTACCCAGCAGTATACCGATCTGTATTATACCGACAAAGCATTGCCGGCTGATGTTGTTGCCCGTCTGGATTCAGTGAAAGTCGGCGAGGTTTATGGCCCTTACTACAATGCGTCGGACAATACGATCAACTCTTTCAAGAAACTGGCTACTGCCGCTATGGCAGACTCCATCCAGTTCCGTCAGATTCAGATTACAGCTGGAGATGATGCCAAGACCAAGACTTTGGCTGACAGCGTTTATAACGCTATCAAGGGTGGTGCTGACTTTGCAGAAATAGCTAAGAAGTATGGCCAGACAGGTGAGCCTACCTGGATTTCTTCCGCTAATTACGAAGGAGCCCAGATTGACGGTGATAACTTGAAGTATATTGCAGCCGTTACTTCTTTAGGACAGAACGAACTGGCTAACCTCGCTTTGGGACAGGCAAACGTTATTCTGCAGGTAATGAGCAAGAAGGCTGTAAAGGATAAATACAAAGTGGCTGTTATCAAGCGTCCGGTTGAATTCAGCAAGGAAACTTATAGCAAGGCATACAATGATTTCAGCCAATTCATTGCTGCTAATAATACATTAGAGAAACTGGCTGCCAATGCGGAAGATGCCGGTTACAGACTGTTGGATAGAACAGACTTGTATAGCTCGGAACATGCTATCGGTGGTGTAAAAGGTACAAAAGAGGCCTTGAGATGGGCGTTTACGGCAAAAGCCGGTGAAGTGTCCGGATTGTATGAATGTGGCGAAAGCGACCACATGATGGTAGTGGCTGTTACAGGCATTGCTCCGGAAGGCTACCGCCCGTTGTCTATGGTTAAAGAACAGCTGAGAAGCGAAATCCTCCGCGACAAGAAAGCCGAGAAGATCATGGCGGATATGAAGGCTGCCGGTGCAACTTCTTTCGATCAGTATAAGAATATGGCAAATGCTGTCAGCGACTCTGTAAAACACGTCACTTTTGCAGCTCCGGCTTATGTTCCGGTATTGCGCAGCAGTGAGCCGTTGGTAGGCGCTTATGCTTCAACTGCCGAGTTGAACAAATTGAGCGCACCTATTAAGGGTAACGGCGGTGTATTTGTTCTCCAGCCCTATGCCAAGGAAAAGTTGAGCGAGACTTACGATCAGAAAACAGAGGAGACCACCCTGGAGAATATGCACGCACGCATGGCAGGGCAGTTCATCAATGACCTGTATCTGAAAGCAGAGGTAAAAGACAACCGTTATCTGTATTTCTAA
- a CDS encoding tetratricopeptide repeat protein, whose product MKIKTLVAVLLLSGGVTSTFAQSDCNANSSISHEAVRAKNYKDAYAPCMAVLKDCPTLRYYTYTDAQKILVGLMSQIKDRNSAEYKKLFDELMTVHDQKMKYIPEFATKMKGVPSVASALGTKAVDYLQYAPAPDVNQAYAWLKESAETAKGESDGAVLHYFIDVSMQKVKANTNHTDQFFQDYINASQYADDAIAAENNPKKKAVLQTIKDNLVAMFVNSGVADCESLQNIYGPKVEENKSDSAFLKKTITILKMMKCNESEAYFKASDYLYRVNPSADAAVGVAYMYYKKGDYDTAVKYFDEALGMETDNAKKAEMAYATAAALWQAKKLSQARTYAQKAISFNENYGEPYILLAQMYGSSPNWSDEPALNRCTYFVVIDKLQRAKAVDPSVTDKVNELIRTYAAHTPQAKDLFMLGYKAGDRITIGGWIGESTTIR is encoded by the coding sequence ATGAAAATTAAAACGCTTGTCGCTGTTTTGCTCCTTTCGGGTGGAGTGACCAGTACTTTCGCACAAAGTGATTGTAATGCCAATAGTAGTATTTCGCATGAAGCGGTAAGAGCAAAGAACTATAAAGACGCTTATGCTCCTTGTATGGCTGTCCTGAAAGATTGCCCGACGCTGAGATATTACACTTATACCGATGCGCAAAAAATCCTTGTAGGCTTGATGAGCCAGATTAAGGATCGTAACTCTGCAGAGTATAAGAAACTTTTCGATGAGTTGATGACTGTGCATGATCAGAAAATGAAGTATATTCCTGAGTTCGCAACAAAAATGAAAGGCGTGCCGAGTGTGGCTTCTGCTTTAGGTACGAAAGCGGTGGATTATCTGCAATATGCCCCGGCTCCGGATGTGAACCAGGCTTATGCATGGCTGAAAGAGTCTGCGGAAACAGCGAAAGGTGAATCGGACGGTGCTGTGCTGCACTATTTCATTGATGTGTCCATGCAGAAGGTGAAAGCCAACACTAACCATACGGACCAATTCTTCCAAGATTATATCAATGCTTCACAATATGCCGACGATGCAATTGCCGCTGAAAACAATCCTAAGAAAAAGGCTGTCCTGCAAACCATAAAGGATAATCTGGTAGCTATGTTCGTGAATAGCGGCGTGGCCGATTGCGAATCTTTGCAGAATATTTATGGCCCGAAAGTCGAAGAAAACAAATCCGACTCTGCTTTCTTGAAGAAGACTATCACCATCCTGAAGATGATGAAGTGTAATGAAAGCGAAGCATACTTCAAGGCTTCCGATTATCTGTATCGCGTCAATCCGAGTGCCGATGCTGCGGTAGGTGTGGCATATATGTACTACAAGAAAGGCGATTATGATACTGCTGTGAAGTATTTCGATGAAGCATTGGGCATGGAAACAGACAATGCGAAGAAAGCTGAAATGGCTTATGCTACCGCTGCTGCTTTGTGGCAGGCCAAGAAACTGTCTCAGGCAAGAACTTATGCCCAAAAGGCTATCAGCTTTAACGAAAACTATGGCGAGCCCTATATCCTGTTGGCGCAAATGTACGGTTCAAGCCCCAACTGGAGCGATGAGCCTGCTTTGAACAGATGTACTTACTTTGTAGTCATCGACAAATTGCAGCGTGCCAAAGCCGTAGACCCAAGCGTTACGGATAAAGTGAATGAACTGATCAGAACATACGCCGCCCATACTCCGCAGGCTAAGGACCTCTTCATGCTGGGTTACAAGGCAGGTGACCGCATCACGATTGGCGGTTGGATCGGTGAGTCTACAACCATCAGATAA
- a CDS encoding membrane protein: MIGYRQTLLVFLLMMLSGATIAQNNTNSPYTRYGYGQLADQGSGNSKAMGGVAYGLRDKYQVNFANPASYTAIDSLTFIFDGGISLQNTNFSNGTVKQNAKNSSFDYITMQFRLSKWAAMSLGLLPYSNVGYSMTEYREDPDYPSQSSALQYYGDGGLHQLYLGAGFKILKNLSVGANISYLWGDITHTRAMTFPGNSSTLPLTTVTGTSIQSYKLDIGAQYTQAFGKKHEATLGVVFSPGHDLGNDSNVQDQLGDSNTGATINSRDTVATFGSPMSLGVGLSYVYDNRLTIGADFTFQKWSSVTYMNTKNAFCNRTKIALGAEFLPNPMGRSYLAHVKYRLGAYYSQPYYKIDGVRAADEYGVTAGFGLPIPRTRSVLSLSAQYVRTKGKTAAFLNENTLRVCVGVTFNERWFFKRKVD, from the coding sequence ATGATAGGATATAGACAAACACTCTTGGTGTTCTTGCTCATGATGTTGTCCGGAGCGACAATCGCTCAAAATAATACGAATTCTCCCTATACACGATACGGATACGGGCAATTGGCAGACCAAGGTTCGGGTAATAGCAAAGCCATGGGTGGTGTTGCATACGGATTACGGGATAAATATCAGGTGAATTTCGCGAATCCGGCGTCCTATACGGCGATAGACTCGCTTACATTTATTTTTGACGGCGGCATCTCTTTGCAAAACACGAATTTCAGCAATGGTACGGTGAAGCAAAATGCCAAAAACTCCAGTTTCGACTACATTACAATGCAATTTCGCTTGAGTAAGTGGGCGGCTATGAGTTTGGGATTGTTGCCTTATTCAAATGTAGGGTATAGCATGACGGAATACCGGGAAGATCCGGACTATCCTTCCCAGTCCAGCGCGTTGCAATATTATGGGGACGGCGGATTGCACCAATTATATTTAGGAGCCGGATTTAAAATATTGAAAAACCTTTCCGTCGGTGCGAACATTTCGTACCTTTGGGGGGATATAACACACACAAGAGCGATGACATTTCCGGGCAATTCGTCCACTTTGCCATTGACTACGGTGACGGGTACGTCCATACAAAGCTATAAACTGGACATCGGTGCGCAATATACGCAGGCGTTCGGCAAGAAGCATGAAGCTACACTGGGCGTTGTGTTTTCACCGGGGCATGATCTGGGCAACGACTCGAATGTGCAGGACCAGTTGGGAGACAGCAATACGGGCGCTACAATAAACAGCAGGGATACGGTTGCCACTTTCGGCAGCCCGATGAGTTTGGGTGTAGGTCTTAGCTATGTGTACGACAATCGTCTGACGATAGGGGCGGACTTCACTTTCCAGAAATGGAGTTCGGTTACATATATGAATACGAAGAATGCTTTCTGCAACCGTACGAAGATAGCGTTAGGCGCCGAATTCCTTCCGAATCCTATGGGAAGAAGCTATCTGGCGCATGTGAAATATCGTTTGGGAGCCTATTATTCCCAACCCTATTACAAAATAGACGGTGTGCGTGCCGCCGACGAATATGGAGTGACTGCCGGCTTCGGGCTTCCTATTCCGCGTACGCGTTCAGTGTTGAGTCTTTCGGCTCAGTATGTAAGAACCAAAGGTAAAACCGCCGCATTCCTGAATGAAAATACATTGCGTGTATGTGTAGGGGTGACCTTTAACGAGCGCTGGTTCTTCAAACGGAAAGTCGATTAA
- the pdxA gene encoding 4-hydroxythreonine-4-phosphate dehydrogenase PdxA produces the protein MEDNKIRIGITQGDINGVGYEVILKTFSDPTMLELCTPIIYGSPKVAAYHRKSLDLPTNFSIVNSASEAAPNRLSVVNCTDDEVKVEFSKPDPEAGKAALGALEKAIEEYKAGLIDVIVTAPINKHTIQSEEFSFPGHTEYIEEKLGNGGKALMILMKDDFRVALVTGHIPVREIASTLTKELIQEKLAIFNRSLKQDFGIGAPRIAVLSLNPHAGDDGLLGTEEQEIIIPAIKELAEKGMLCYGPYPADGFMGSGNFTHFDGVLAMYHDQGLAPFKALAMDEGVNYTAGLPVVRTSPAHGTAYDIAGKGLASEDSFRQAVYVAIDVFRNRLREKEAHANPLRKQYYERRDDSDKLKLDSVEEDL, from the coding sequence ATGGAAGATAACAAAATAAGAATCGGCATAACTCAAGGAGATATAAACGGAGTGGGATATGAAGTGATTTTAAAGACCTTCTCGGATCCCACAATGCTGGAGTTATGCACTCCGATTATTTACGGTTCGCCCAAGGTGGCTGCCTATCATCGCAAATCACTGGACTTGCCGACGAATTTCAGTATTGTAAATTCTGCGTCCGAGGCTGCGCCGAATCGTTTGAGTGTTGTGAACTGTACGGATGATGAAGTGAAGGTTGAGTTCTCCAAACCCGACCCTGAGGCTGGCAAGGCCGCACTTGGCGCTTTGGAGAAAGCGATTGAGGAATACAAGGCAGGACTGATTGACGTTATTGTCACTGCTCCTATCAACAAACATACCATACAGTCGGAAGAGTTTTCTTTCCCCGGCCATACGGAGTATATTGAAGAGAAGCTGGGCAATGGCGGGAAGGCTTTGATGATTCTGATGAAAGACGATTTCCGGGTGGCATTGGTGACCGGGCATATTCCTGTAAGGGAGATTGCATCGACGCTTACCAAGGAACTGATACAGGAGAAGCTGGCGATCTTCAACCGCTCGTTGAAGCAGGACTTTGGCATAGGAGCGCCGCGCATTGCCGTACTTTCTCTGAATCCGCATGCCGGTGACGACGGTCTGTTGGGGACGGAGGAACAGGAGATAATTATTCCCGCCATTAAAGAACTGGCTGAAAAAGGCATGTTGTGTTACGGCCCTTATCCTGCCGACGGCTTTATGGGTTCCGGTAACTTTACCCATTTTGACGGTGTATTGGCAATGTATCACGACCAGGGACTCGCTCCATTCAAGGCATTGGCTATGGACGAAGGTGTGAACTATACTGCAGGACTTCCCGTAGTACGTACTTCTCCTGCGCATGGTACGGCCTACGATATTGCCGGAAAAGGACTTGCCTCTGAAGACTCGTTCCGCCAGGCTGTCTACGTGGCAATCGACGTGTTCCGTAACCGCCTGCGTGAAAAGGAGGCACATGCCAATCCTCTGCGGAAACAGTATTACGAGAGACGTGACGACAGTGATAAACTGAAACTCGATAGTGTAGAAGAAGATTTGTAG